From the genome of Stigmatella aurantiaca, one region includes:
- a CDS encoding long-chain fatty acid--CoA ligase yields MEKLWLKHYPPGIPAEIDDRQYPSLTHLLEESFRKFADRPAFKCMGHSITYRELDTLSRQVGAWLQARGLPRGAAVAIMMPNVLQYPVCVAAILRAGYVVVNVNPLYTPRELEHQLKDSGAQALFILENFAVTLQQVLARTAVQHVVVASMGDLLGTLKGLLVNTVVRKIKKLVPPFQLPGAVPFKRVLAEGQSLTLTPVQASRDDVAFLQYTGGTTGVVKGATLLHRNVIANILQVDAWSQPTFQRKGVKQLHFVCALPMYHIFALTVCGLMGIRLGALIILIPNPRDIPAFVKTLSQQPFHVLPAVNTLYNALLNHPDFQKLDFSHLMISNGGGMAVQQAVAEKWIALTRVPLIEGYGLSETSPVVTSNLPDATEYSGTIGLPLPSTELSIRDDEGKELPLGQPGEICIRGPQVMAGYWNRPDETAQAMTPDGFFKSGDIGIMDERGHTRIVDRKKDMILVSGFNVYPNEIEGVAAMHPGILEAAAVGVPDAHSGEAVKLFVVKKDPSLTEAQVLDFCREQLAGYKRPRSVEFRQELPKSNVGKILRRELRGPPSA; encoded by the coding sequence ATGGAGAAGCTCTGGCTCAAGCACTACCCCCCGGGGATTCCGGCGGAAATCGATGACCGGCAGTACCCGTCGTTGACCCACCTGCTGGAGGAGTCCTTCCGCAAGTTCGCCGATCGCCCCGCGTTCAAGTGCATGGGCCACTCCATCACCTACCGCGAGCTCGACACGCTGTCGCGCCAGGTGGGGGCATGGTTGCAGGCGCGGGGGCTGCCGCGGGGCGCCGCCGTCGCCATCATGATGCCCAATGTGTTGCAGTACCCGGTGTGCGTCGCGGCGATCCTGCGCGCGGGCTACGTGGTGGTGAACGTCAACCCGCTCTACACGCCGCGCGAGCTGGAGCACCAACTCAAGGACAGCGGCGCCCAGGCCCTCTTCATCCTGGAGAACTTCGCCGTCACCCTGCAGCAGGTGCTCGCGCGCACGGCCGTCCAGCACGTGGTGGTGGCCTCCATGGGAGACCTGCTGGGCACCCTGAAGGGCCTGCTCGTCAACACCGTGGTGCGCAAGATCAAGAAGCTGGTGCCCCCCTTCCAGTTGCCCGGCGCCGTGCCGTTCAAGCGCGTGCTGGCGGAGGGCCAATCCCTGACACTGACGCCCGTGCAGGCGTCGCGGGATGACGTGGCCTTCCTGCAATACACCGGCGGCACCACGGGGGTCGTCAAAGGCGCCACGCTGCTGCACCGCAACGTGATTGCCAACATCTTGCAGGTGGATGCGTGGAGCCAGCCCACCTTCCAGCGCAAGGGCGTGAAGCAGCTCCACTTCGTCTGCGCGCTGCCGATGTATCACATCTTCGCGCTCACCGTCTGCGGGCTGATGGGCATCCGCCTGGGGGCGCTGATCATCCTCATTCCCAACCCCCGCGACATTCCTGCCTTCGTGAAGACGCTGTCCCAGCAGCCCTTCCACGTCCTGCCCGCCGTCAACACGCTCTACAACGCGCTGCTCAATCACCCGGACTTCCAGAAGCTCGACTTCTCCCATTTGATGATCTCCAACGGCGGCGGCATGGCCGTGCAACAGGCGGTCGCCGAGAAGTGGATCGCCCTCACGCGCGTGCCCCTCATCGAAGGGTATGGCCTGTCGGAGACCTCGCCCGTGGTGACCAGCAATCTGCCGGATGCCACGGAGTACTCCGGCACCATCGGGCTACCCCTGCCGTCCACGGAGCTCTCCATCCGGGACGACGAGGGCAAGGAGCTGCCCCTGGGCCAGCCCGGCGAGATTTGCATCCGGGGGCCGCAGGTGATGGCGGGCTACTGGAACCGCCCGGACGAGACGGCCCAGGCCATGACGCCCGATGGGTTCTTCAAGTCCGGCGACATCGGCATCATGGACGAGAGGGGCCACACCCGCATCGTGGACCGCAAGAAGGACATGATTCTCGTCTCGGGCTTCAACGTCTATCCCAACGAAATCGAGGGCGTGGCCGCCATGCACCCGGGCATCCTCGAGGCCGCCGCCGTGGGCGTGCCCGACGCGCACTCCGGCGAGGCCGTGAAGCTCTTCGTGGTGAAGAAGGATCCCTCCCTCACCGAGGCCCAGGTGCTCGACTTCTGCCGCGAGCAGCTCGCGGGCTACAAGCGGCCCCGCTCCGTGGAGTTCCGCCAGGAGCTGCCCAAGAGTAACGTGGGGAAGATTCTCCGCCGCGAGCTACGCGGGCCGCCCTCCGCCTGA
- a CDS encoding mechanosensitive ion channel family protein, whose protein sequence is MEALLAQLQTLAVAEAVPFLLKLCGAIALWFVGRTLINGFRRVLHLTMQRRKIDATLIRYVESLFAGALTILLLLSLLGLIGVETTSFAALLAAAGIAIGSAWAGLLSNFAAGVFLLVLRPFRVGEEISAAGVTGLVQEIGLFVTSIDTPDKLRIVVGNSKLLGDNITNYAHHPHRQLTFKVPLHYGIDLPEFRRLLGAQVTAIPGVLPQPGPSFEIAEFTVNGPVLAVQAWCEHQNAGAVNTGMSRAIQETLTTVGYLPAIQSGWTSKAA, encoded by the coding sequence GTGGAAGCGCTCCTTGCTCAACTCCAGACCCTCGCGGTCGCGGAGGCCGTTCCTTTCCTGCTCAAGCTGTGTGGTGCCATTGCCCTGTGGTTCGTGGGGCGCACCCTCATCAATGGTTTCCGGCGCGTGCTGCACCTCACGATGCAGCGCCGGAAGATCGACGCCACGCTGATCCGCTACGTCGAGTCCCTGTTCGCCGGCGCCCTGACCATTCTCCTGCTGCTCTCGCTGCTGGGGCTGATCGGCGTGGAGACCACGTCCTTCGCGGCCCTGCTGGCGGCGGCGGGCATCGCCATCGGCTCCGCCTGGGCGGGGCTGCTGTCCAACTTCGCCGCGGGCGTCTTCCTGCTCGTGCTCCGGCCCTTCCGGGTGGGCGAGGAGATCAGCGCGGCGGGCGTCACGGGGCTGGTGCAGGAGATTGGCCTGTTCGTGACGTCCATCGACACGCCCGACAAGCTGCGCATCGTCGTCGGCAACAGCAAACTGCTGGGCGACAACATCACCAACTACGCCCACCACCCCCACCGGCAGCTCACCTTCAAGGTTCCCCTGCACTACGGAATCGACCTGCCGGAGTTCCGGCGCCTGCTGGGAGCCCAGGTAACGGCGATTCCGGGGGTGCTGCCGCAGCCGGGCCCCTCCTTCGAGATCGCCGAGTTCACCGTGAACGGCCCGGTGCTCGCGGTGCAGGCGTGGTGTGAGCACCAGAATGCCGGCGCGGTGAATACCGGCATGAGCCGGGCCATCCAGGAGACCCTCACCACGGTGGGCTACCTCCCTGCGATCCAGTCGGGCTGGACCTCCAAGGCCGCCTAA
- a CDS encoding DNA polymerase IV, with amino-acid sequence MSQSFSIRAIASPAEGTAPTILLAHHPRTLPRSVRRVRYSVNPMRAIIHVDMDAFYASVEQRDNPSLRGKPVIVGGHAQRGVVVAASYEVRPFGVRSAMPMARAVKLAPHALVVRPRFAAYAEASEQVFAIFERYTPLIEPLSLDEAFLDVTSSVGLFGAPADIARRIRKEIAAELNLPASAGIAGVKFVAKIASDLAKPNGQREVKPHETVAFLAGLPLSRLWGVGPKTEEELTRAGLKTIGDVASRDVEWLEARLGSQGRHLWELAQGHDSREVIPDRAAKSVGAEDTFEEDLTGVDLLRPHVHAQALRVARRLRKAGVKGRVIQLKLKFSDFSLITRRTTLPSPTDDGQTLYRAALELLERAHADRPIRLTGVSVQSLGEQEPQQLGLFSAPPPRSAKLNAVLDRITERFGSKAITTADIAGHDAEEEDGDPGTRH; translated from the coding sequence TTGAGCCAGAGCTTCTCCATACGCGCGATTGCCTCGCCAGCCGAAGGTACCGCCCCGACGATACTACTCGCCCATCACCCTCGAACACTCCCCCGCTCCGTCAGGAGGGTCCGCTACAGTGTGAACCCCATGCGCGCCATCATCCACGTCGATATGGACGCTTTCTATGCGTCCGTGGAGCAGCGGGACAACCCGTCCCTGCGGGGCAAGCCGGTGATTGTCGGCGGGCACGCCCAGCGGGGCGTGGTCGTCGCCGCCTCCTACGAGGTGCGCCCCTTCGGTGTCCGCAGCGCGATGCCCATGGCCCGCGCGGTGAAGCTCGCCCCGCATGCCCTGGTCGTCCGGCCGCGCTTCGCCGCCTATGCCGAGGCCAGCGAGCAGGTGTTCGCCATCTTCGAGAGGTACACCCCCCTCATCGAGCCGCTCTCGCTCGACGAGGCCTTCCTGGATGTCACCTCCTCCGTGGGGCTGTTCGGCGCCCCCGCGGACATCGCCCGCCGCATCCGCAAGGAGATCGCCGCCGAGCTGAACCTGCCCGCCTCGGCGGGCATCGCCGGGGTGAAGTTCGTGGCGAAGATCGCCTCGGATCTCGCCAAGCCCAATGGCCAGCGCGAGGTGAAGCCCCACGAGACGGTGGCCTTCCTGGCGGGCCTGCCCCTCTCGCGCCTCTGGGGCGTGGGCCCGAAGACCGAGGAGGAGCTGACGCGCGCGGGGCTGAAGACCATTGGCGATGTGGCCTCCCGCGACGTGGAGTGGCTGGAGGCCCGCCTGGGCAGCCAGGGGCGCCACCTCTGGGAGCTGGCACAGGGGCATGACTCCCGCGAAGTCATCCCGGACCGGGCCGCCAAGAGCGTGGGCGCCGAGGACACCTTCGAGGAGGACCTGACGGGCGTGGACCTGCTGCGCCCCCACGTGCACGCCCAGGCGCTGCGCGTGGCCCGGCGCCTGCGCAAGGCGGGCGTCAAGGGACGCGTCATCCAGCTCAAGCTGAAGTTCTCGGACTTCAGCCTTATCACCCGGCGCACCACCCTGCCCTCTCCCACGGACGATGGGCAGACGCTCTACCGGGCCGCCCTGGAGCTCCTGGAGCGCGCCCACGCGGACCGCCCCATCCGGCTCACGGGCGTGTCGGTGCAGTCCCTCGGCGAGCAGGAGCCGCAGCAACTGGGCCTCTTCTCCGCCCCCCCGCCCCGCAGCGCGAAGCTGAACGCCGTGCTGGACCGCATCACCGAGCGCTTCGGCTCCAAGGCCATCACCACCGCGGACATCGCCGGACACGACGCCGAGGAGGAAGACGGGGACCCCGGCACGCGGCACTGA
- a CDS encoding S8 family serine peptidase, with protein sequence MMGWMKPGALVALILGPLLAVQGCTKKEESGAAPQRAPRRAPHSRALASGAQVLRTPDGAEYVAGQVLVRFKKGTGHLLATATHARLGAQVLRTYRAQPGLQLVTVPKAPLKDTLEAYRKDPSVAHVEPNLVYRLSALPNDPRFGDLWGLHNTGQAGGTADVDINAPEAWELTQGSRSAGVIAVIDTGIDYTHADLQANLWTNPGEVPGNHVDDDGNGFIDDVHGINAITLSGDPMDDNEHGTHCAGTIAGAGHNTTGVAGVNWSAQLMACKFLDAGGSGTLADAVTCLDYVHQMKTRTVHPVNVIATNNSWGGGAYSLSLQEAITQQRDDGTLFVAAAGNNAIDNDAMASYPGNYFLSNILSVAAHDRDDGLADFSSYGQHTVHLAAPGVDILSTVPNGGYASFDGTSMATPHVAGVIGLLKAQDPGRDWRQLKNLVLAGAVSSTAAQGKTLTGKRLRASDTGGKGSLTCNNQVFSSRVRPLLSTASVTTQEPLQIVAYHINCGAPAGALAVTVTPGNETFLLQDTGQHGDEVAGDGMYTGFFEPGTPGTYTLTLPGGEPLTVQTALSYVRKEVPLEWRQFAGTSLEQGDDTVTPLTTPFPIPFAQGPGQNLLNISMNGVLSFSSTEIGFTNTPLPDPGHTTLVAPFWDDLYPGPTPEDTVYWGVRGVAPHRELVVEWRNVHHRDTRAAAPADTLNFQVVFFEDTADILFNYQDVLVNHADLDQGASATVGLQTADLAGVQHSNNSPTLRNGTALLWRIQTPSIAPVVQPLSVTPDTLTEGDAVTLTMSFSDPDGATDGPWTVQFDTDFPGWFTPDIAQEASQQGSLSASAPVYASGTVLMAVRVTDASGTRSRVEKFPVTVADVAPVLETLATAGAVQENRPTVLTVSFSDPGLDAPWRVEWDLDHDGVTFSPDRFSTVSSAGTGSLEHIFPQDGTFTVAARITDKDGVRSNVQVLAVTVEDLAPALSALQGPTSLTEGSAFQFTSSFRNPGDTATPWKVQWDYGYDGTTFTVDAEETHLTEGAITLSGVASDSGVRPYALRVVDADGSISEVRTLTLDIAEAHPYASELKARVLTGGGREPSTMTFDLFARSGAAEATADPLKAFLWDFEGDGTFDALTSTPYALHTFRDNAAGGQPFTTVVRVMDEDSYTELSIPIPLQNVAPTLALPAPAEALEGSLLALRLTATDPGADTLTFSVSNAPEGLNVTADGLLLWTPRFAQGSAEGRPHTVTVTVTDDDGASDSKTLTLTVLWKDADGDGMADSWEERVGLDPTHDDAAEDRDGDGVNNREEFLSEHGGLLLPEAAVAHAPLSGTQVNAPELVLTTENVTEAGHLTTVRYQFQLFAGWDFTQPLRDVTVDQNPGATTSATLTDGTESETLEDLTDNHAYTWRVRATDDALHGPWSVPQSITFNSINDAPGAPRPAHPMDGTQVSTDKLTLITDNAFDIDDEVLTYTFTLTTDPEMRQALLTSDATEAGTHGNTAWTVPSPLSPATTYYWRVTAADPHGATAHGPVASFSTSFGRPSNHEPGMPGLAGPSADGQVASFTPTLVAHAAQDADGDTLTYVFELDTTARFSSPDHPVSPPVAPDADGQVRWQTPRLKENTRYFWRIRALDGFSASEWALNAFIVNTRNDAPSAPVALNPSDALVSERRPTLRIQNAVDPEGDALTYLFEVRRSGGRLVASGQGVTEDGQAQTSFTLSKPLHRGETYVWTAYATDASGTAGPRSAEARFKVHRGAGRPPGSGDRYGGCSAGGGAVGGLLPLVALGLGRLRRPRRTPRSRPD encoded by the coding sequence ATGATGGGTTGGATGAAGCCGGGGGCGCTGGTGGCCCTGATCCTCGGACCGCTCCTGGCGGTCCAGGGGTGCACGAAAAAGGAAGAGTCAGGGGCTGCCCCGCAGCGTGCGCCCCGCCGGGCCCCACACTCGCGCGCCCTGGCCTCCGGGGCGCAAGTCCTCCGGACTCCGGACGGGGCCGAATACGTCGCGGGCCAGGTGTTGGTGCGCTTCAAGAAGGGCACCGGGCACCTCCTGGCCACGGCCACCCACGCCCGGCTGGGCGCCCAGGTGCTGCGCACGTACCGCGCTCAGCCCGGGCTGCAGCTCGTCACGGTGCCCAAGGCCCCCCTGAAGGACACCCTGGAGGCATACCGGAAGGACCCCAGCGTCGCGCACGTGGAGCCCAATTTGGTCTACCGCCTCAGCGCGCTGCCCAATGATCCCCGCTTCGGGGATCTCTGGGGCCTGCACAACACCGGGCAGGCCGGGGGCACGGCCGACGTCGACATCAACGCCCCGGAGGCCTGGGAGCTGACCCAGGGCAGCCGCAGCGCGGGCGTCATCGCGGTCATCGACACGGGCATCGACTACACCCATGCGGATCTCCAGGCCAACCTGTGGACCAACCCGGGCGAAGTGCCGGGCAACCACGTGGACGACGACGGCAACGGCTTCATCGACGACGTCCACGGCATCAACGCCATCACCCTCAGTGGCGATCCGATGGATGACAACGAGCACGGCACGCACTGCGCGGGCACCATCGCCGGAGCAGGCCACAACACCACCGGCGTGGCGGGGGTGAACTGGTCCGCCCAGCTCATGGCCTGCAAGTTCCTGGATGCCGGGGGCAGCGGCACCCTGGCGGATGCCGTCACCTGTCTCGACTACGTCCACCAGATGAAGACGCGGACCGTCCACCCGGTCAACGTCATCGCCACCAACAACTCGTGGGGAGGCGGGGCGTACTCGCTGTCGTTGCAGGAGGCCATCACCCAGCAGCGCGACGACGGAACCCTCTTCGTGGCCGCGGCGGGCAACAACGCCATCGACAACGACGCCATGGCCTCGTACCCGGGCAACTACTTTCTCTCCAACATCCTCTCCGTGGCCGCGCACGACCGCGACGACGGGCTGGCGGACTTCTCCAGCTACGGCCAGCACACCGTGCACCTCGCGGCGCCGGGGGTCGACATCCTCAGCACCGTGCCCAACGGCGGGTATGCGTCGTTCGATGGCACCTCGATGGCCACCCCGCACGTGGCTGGCGTGATTGGACTGCTCAAGGCGCAGGATCCAGGCCGCGATTGGCGGCAGCTCAAGAACCTGGTGCTCGCCGGCGCGGTGAGCTCCACCGCCGCCCAGGGCAAGACCCTGACGGGCAAGCGGCTGCGCGCCTCGGACACCGGCGGCAAGGGCTCGCTGACGTGTAACAACCAGGTCTTCTCCAGCCGGGTGCGGCCCCTCCTGTCCACCGCCTCCGTGACCACCCAGGAGCCGCTTCAGATCGTCGCTTACCACATCAACTGCGGCGCGCCCGCGGGCGCGCTGGCCGTCACCGTGACGCCTGGCAACGAGACGTTCCTGCTCCAGGACACCGGGCAGCACGGGGACGAAGTGGCCGGGGACGGCATGTACACCGGCTTCTTCGAGCCGGGCACCCCGGGCACCTACACCCTCACGCTGCCGGGCGGGGAGCCGCTGACCGTCCAGACCGCGCTGAGCTACGTGCGCAAGGAAGTGCCCCTGGAGTGGCGCCAGTTCGCAGGGACTTCCCTGGAGCAGGGGGACGACACCGTCACGCCGCTCACCACGCCCTTCCCCATCCCGTTCGCCCAGGGGCCCGGGCAGAACCTGCTGAACATCAGCATGAACGGCGTGCTGTCCTTCTCCAGCACCGAGATCGGCTTCACCAACACCCCGCTGCCGGACCCGGGCCACACCACGCTCGTGGCGCCCTTCTGGGATGACCTCTACCCAGGCCCCACCCCCGAGGACACCGTGTACTGGGGCGTGCGGGGCGTGGCCCCCCACCGGGAGCTCGTGGTGGAGTGGCGCAACGTCCACCACCGCGACACCCGCGCGGCGGCCCCTGCCGACACGCTGAACTTCCAGGTGGTCTTCTTCGAGGACACGGCGGACATCCTCTTCAATTACCAGGACGTGCTCGTCAACCACGCGGACCTGGACCAGGGCGCCAGCGCCACCGTGGGCCTCCAGACCGCCGATCTGGCCGGGGTCCAGCACAGCAACAACTCGCCCACCCTGCGGAATGGTACGGCGCTGCTGTGGCGCATCCAGACGCCCAGCATCGCCCCGGTGGTGCAGCCGCTCTCGGTCACTCCGGACACGCTCACCGAGGGTGACGCCGTCACCCTCACGATGTCCTTCAGCGATCCGGATGGGGCCACGGACGGCCCCTGGACGGTCCAGTTCGACACGGACTTCCCCGGCTGGTTCACCCCGGACATCGCCCAGGAAGCCTCCCAGCAGGGCAGCCTCTCCGCCTCGGCGCCGGTGTACGCGAGCGGAACGGTCCTGATGGCGGTGCGCGTCACGGATGCCAGCGGAACCCGCTCCCGCGTGGAGAAGTTCCCCGTCACCGTGGCCGACGTGGCCCCCGTGCTCGAAACCCTGGCCACCGCCGGTGCGGTCCAGGAGAACAGGCCCACCGTCCTCACCGTCTCCTTCTCGGATCCAGGGCTGGATGCGCCCTGGCGGGTGGAGTGGGATCTGGACCACGATGGCGTCACGTTCTCGCCGGACCGGTTCTCCACCGTCTCCTCGGCCGGTACCGGCTCCCTCGAACACATCTTCCCCCAGGACGGCACCTTCACCGTCGCCGCGCGCATCACCGACAAGGATGGGGTCCGCAGCAACGTCCAGGTGCTGGCCGTCACCGTCGAGGACCTGGCCCCCGCGCTGAGCGCCCTTCAGGGCCCCACGTCGCTGACCGAGGGCAGTGCCTTCCAGTTCACCTCCTCCTTCCGCAATCCGGGCGACACCGCCACGCCGTGGAAGGTCCAGTGGGACTACGGCTACGACGGGACCACCTTCACCGTGGACGCGGAGGAGACCCACCTCACCGAGGGGGCCATCACCCTCTCCGGCGTCGCCTCGGACTCGGGCGTGCGCCCGTATGCCCTGCGCGTGGTGGATGCCGACGGCAGCATCTCCGAGGTGCGCACCCTCACGCTGGACATCGCCGAGGCCCACCCGTACGCGTCGGAGCTGAAGGCCCGGGTCCTCACAGGCGGAGGGAGGGAGCCCTCCACGATGACCTTTGATCTGTTCGCGCGCAGCGGCGCGGCGGAGGCCACCGCGGATCCCCTCAAGGCGTTCCTGTGGGACTTCGAGGGCGATGGCACGTTCGATGCCCTGACCTCCACGCCCTACGCCCTGCACACCTTCCGCGACAACGCGGCGGGAGGGCAGCCCTTCACCACCGTCGTGCGCGTGATGGATGAGGACAGCTACACCGAGTTGTCCATCCCCATTCCCCTCCAGAACGTGGCCCCCACGCTGGCGCTGCCCGCCCCGGCGGAGGCCCTGGAGGGCAGCCTGCTCGCGCTGCGGCTCACGGCCACGGACCCCGGCGCGGACACGCTGACCTTCAGCGTCAGCAACGCCCCGGAGGGCTTGAACGTGACGGCCGATGGCCTGCTGCTGTGGACGCCCCGCTTCGCGCAGGGCAGCGCCGAGGGGCGGCCCCACACCGTCACCGTCACCGTCACCGATGACGACGGTGCCTCGGACTCGAAAACCCTCACCCTCACCGTCCTGTGGAAGGACGCCGACGGCGATGGAATGGCGGACAGCTGGGAGGAACGGGTGGGACTGGATCCCACGCACGATGACGCGGCCGAGGACCGGGACGGCGATGGGGTGAACAACCGCGAGGAGTTCCTGTCCGAGCACGGGGGGCTGCTCCTCCCCGAGGCGGCCGTGGCCCACGCGCCCTTGTCCGGTACCCAGGTGAATGCGCCCGAGCTTGTGCTCACCACCGAGAACGTGACGGAGGCGGGCCACCTCACCACGGTGCGCTACCAGTTCCAGCTCTTCGCCGGCTGGGACTTCACCCAGCCACTCCGCGACGTCACGGTGGACCAGAACCCGGGGGCCACCACCTCGGCCACGCTGACGGATGGCACGGAGAGCGAGACGCTGGAGGATCTCACGGACAACCACGCCTACACCTGGCGCGTGCGTGCCACGGATGATGCGCTTCACGGTCCCTGGAGCGTGCCGCAGTCCATCACTTTCAACTCCATCAACGATGCACCGGGCGCCCCGCGCCCTGCCCACCCCATGGACGGGACGCAGGTATCCACGGACAAGCTCACGCTCATCACCGACAATGCGTTCGACATCGACGATGAGGTGCTCACCTATACGTTCACGCTCACCACGGACCCGGAGATGCGCCAGGCGCTGCTCACCTCCGATGCCACCGAGGCAGGCACTCACGGCAACACGGCCTGGACCGTTCCCTCGCCCCTCTCGCCCGCCACCACCTACTACTGGCGTGTCACCGCGGCGGATCCCCATGGGGCCACGGCCCACGGCCCTGTGGCCTCCTTCTCCACCTCCTTCGGCCGGCCTTCCAACCATGAGCCGGGCATGCCCGGGCTCGCCGGGCCGTCCGCCGACGGCCAAGTGGCCTCGTTCACCCCCACACTCGTGGCCCATGCCGCACAGGATGCCGATGGGGACACGCTGACCTATGTCTTCGAGCTCGACACCACCGCGCGCTTCAGCTCCCCGGACCACCCTGTCTCCCCGCCGGTGGCTCCGGACGCGGATGGCCAGGTGCGCTGGCAGACGCCCAGGTTGAAGGAGAACACGCGGTACTTCTGGCGCATCCGCGCACTGGATGGCTTCTCCGCGAGCGAGTGGGCGCTCAACGCGTTCATCGTCAACACGCGCAATGACGCCCCCTCGGCGCCCGTCGCGCTCAACCCCTCCGACGCCCTTGTCTCCGAGCGCAGGCCCACCCTGCGGATCCAGAACGCCGTGGACCCCGAGGGGGATGCGCTCACCTATCTCTTCGAGGTGCGGCGGTCTGGCGGAAGGCTGGTGGCCTCGGGGCAAGGCGTGACCGAGGACGGCCAGGCCCAGACCTCCTTCACCCTCTCCAAGCCGCTCCACCGGGGCGAAACCTACGTCTGGACCGCCTACGCGACGGATGCCTCCGGGACGGCGGGGCCCCGCTCCGCCGAGGCTCGCTTCAAGGTCCACCGGGGGGCGGGCCGTCCGCCGGGCTCCGGTGACCGCTACGGGGGATGCAGCGCGGGCGGCGGCGCGGTGGGAGGCCTCCTGCCGCTGGTGGCCCTGGGGCTCGGGCGGCTCCGCCGGCCGCGCCGCACGCCCCGGAGCCGTCCGGACTGA
- the pcnB gene encoding polynucleotide adenylyltransferase PcnB yields the protein MTRDSTETPPADGPSLPAPDNAREATSPEVLTVSEPATEALPMSDVVPQAESLDLPLPTEPVEPRAEPPEPPPEALAAEAAPPEPEMVAPSTTPTGEPPAIDPLKLDPDALKVVLRLHQHGHQAYLVGGCVRDLLLGRTPKDFDVATSAHPNEVRATFRNCRLIGRRFRLAHVYFKGGKIIEVSTFRANPTELMEPAEEEGAENGNGQGGDDLLITHDNVFGTAEQDARRRDFTINGLFYDVTEGRVIDYVRGRRDLDERYIRTIGDPEIRMREDPVRILRAVRFASKLGLDIESRTYAAMEGAVEDLPRCAPARLLEETFRLIRGGVAAPSLKLLDALDALKILLPPVAAYIRRSRENERTFYAYAEALDRRVAKGEPLDDAILLATLLVPISRAAPPSEESENSDAPPSVARSIEDLLAGFVQSARLPRRIAERCRLLLLAQRTLSGERRRRGAAFRRHPLFGEALTVFELSVEATGEFSEALNTWKSGEVPTARPEAPAGEGEAGRKRRRRRRRRGGRKSGGSEAGSPEAADASSEAGQAEGAEGESSDEDSDGEPDEDSEEPESESSST from the coding sequence ATGACGCGAGATTCGACAGAAACACCGCCCGCCGATGGACCGTCCCTGCCTGCGCCCGACAACGCGCGCGAGGCCACCTCACCCGAGGTGCTGACGGTCTCCGAGCCCGCGACCGAGGCCCTTCCCATGTCTGATGTTGTGCCGCAGGCGGAATCCCTGGATCTGCCCCTGCCCACCGAGCCCGTGGAACCCCGGGCCGAGCCCCCCGAGCCCCCTCCCGAAGCCCTGGCCGCCGAGGCCGCCCCCCCGGAGCCGGAGATGGTGGCCCCCTCCACCACCCCCACCGGCGAGCCCCCCGCGATCGATCCCCTGAAGCTCGACCCGGACGCGCTCAAGGTCGTCCTCCGGCTGCACCAGCACGGGCACCAGGCCTACCTGGTGGGTGGGTGCGTCCGGGATCTGCTCCTGGGCCGTACGCCCAAGGACTTCGACGTGGCCACCAGCGCCCACCCGAACGAGGTGCGCGCCACCTTCCGCAACTGCCGCCTCATCGGGCGCCGGTTCCGGCTGGCCCACGTGTACTTCAAGGGCGGGAAGATCATCGAGGTTTCCACCTTCCGTGCCAACCCCACGGAGCTGATGGAGCCCGCCGAGGAGGAGGGGGCCGAGAACGGCAACGGCCAGGGGGGAGATGATCTGCTCATCACCCACGACAACGTCTTCGGCACCGCCGAGCAGGACGCCCGCCGCCGCGACTTCACCATCAACGGCCTGTTCTACGACGTCACCGAAGGCCGGGTGATCGACTACGTGCGCGGCCGGAGGGATCTCGACGAGCGGTACATCCGCACCATCGGCGATCCGGAGATCCGCATGCGCGAGGACCCGGTGCGCATCCTCCGGGCCGTGCGGTTCGCGAGCAAGCTGGGCCTGGACATCGAGTCGCGCACCTACGCGGCCATGGAGGGCGCGGTGGAGGACCTGCCGCGCTGCGCGCCCGCCCGGCTCCTGGAGGAGACCTTCCGCCTCATCCGGGGCGGGGTGGCGGCCCCCAGCCTCAAGCTGCTCGACGCGCTGGATGCGCTGAAGATCCTCCTGCCGCCCGTGGCGGCCTACATCCGGCGCAGCCGGGAGAACGAGCGGACCTTCTACGCCTACGCCGAGGCGCTGGACCGGCGGGTGGCGAAAGGCGAGCCGCTTGATGACGCCATCCTGCTGGCCACGTTGCTGGTGCCCATCAGCCGGGCGGCGCCGCCGTCCGAGGAGTCCGAGAACTCCGACGCTCCGCCCTCGGTCGCCCGGTCCATCGAGGACCTGCTCGCGGGCTTCGTGCAGAGCGCCCGCCTGCCGCGCCGGATCGCCGAGCGGTGCCGGTTGCTGCTGCTCGCCCAGCGCACCCTCTCCGGGGAGCGGCGCCGCCGGGGCGCGGCCTTCCGCCGGCACCCGCTGTTCGGTGAGGCCCTCACGGTGTTCGAGCTCTCCGTGGAGGCCACCGGGGAGTTCAGCGAGGCCCTGAACACGTGGAAGAGCGGCGAGGTGCCCACGGCGCGTCCCGAGGCCCCCGCGGGCGAAGGGGAGGCAGGCCGCAAGCGCCGCCGCCGCCGCCGCCGCCGGGGAGGCCGCAAGTCCGGAGGCAGCGAGGCTGGAAGCCCCGAGGCTGCGGACGCATCCTCCGAGGCAGGTCAGGCAGAAGGCGCCGAGGGGGAGTCTTCGGACGAGGACTCGGACGGGGAGCCGGACGAGGACTCGGAGGAGCCGGAGTCCGAGTCCTCCAGCACCTGA